Proteins encoded within one genomic window of Agelaius phoeniceus isolate bAgePho1 chromosome 9, bAgePho1.hap1, whole genome shotgun sequence:
- the GPRIN2 gene encoding G protein-regulated inducer of neurite outgrowth 2 isoform X2 encodes MSSDSHQLHTHCYQDSLSSTCHSLLNVNSHPLSKSSSNLACIGHSRSLEERQNKQELKKSHSSTICHILENRSDARSVQSPEWSSSQPGMVGLGSEVPTINDQSANDHSEGRTKNTNHVLVTEQSSASWGVGDTKMCVKSSTAENVSSACFVHQQGMCKMEESGPALQRSHSDLTCSCKQQAHVTHIETSATHSNLSSSGCRHGPPEARMSFQTQRYGPETNPSICHYQNLVTHLPVLPRDQQVPTNTFDSGSIPRNTTVYTDPGTFHTAVLGPHVPGNGFPNRTTFSQAPGIIHGGLTYGSIANSAYSPMVVTVHNNSAGPCSLRQDALKADATIPAYCHSLPIPSIQLIPRLVCSASETGKEQAAPGYFHSFSASDILTYPKLVSSVSESGLDAKKILKCCNIPEEQLQPAPQERAPPEAKAAQVTLSSQQCADMAVTTKDMWTMTSMNDITKGLKPALERRDAEVQTLPTMECKSVATSPAAAAEGHSHVFPEVNLEQGLEAPKSPVREVRWDDEGMTWEVYGASVDPEVLGVAIQKHLEFQIEQFQTVPAEAAEKHNEEPSPEKTGKKRPFRTMMHSLRYPSCCARSSTAVE; translated from the coding sequence ATGTCATCTGACAGCCACCAGCTCCACACCCATTGCTACCAGGACTCACTAAGTTCTACTTGTCACAGTCTCTTAAATGTCAACAGTCACCCCCTGTCCAAGAGCTCCTCAAATCTGGCCTGTATTGGGCACTCAAGGAGTTTAGAGGAAAGGCAAAACAAGCAGGAGCTGAAGAAAAGCCATAGCAGCACCATCTGCCATATCCTGGAAAACAGGAGTGATGCAAGGAGTGTGCAGAGTCCTGAATGGTCCTCCTcacagcctgggatggtgggactTGGATCAGAGGTCCCAACCATAAATGACCAGTCAGCCAATGACCATTCAGAGGGAAGAACTAAGAATACAAACCATGTTCTTGTCACTGAACAATCCTCAGCATCCTGGGGAGTGGGGGACACTAAGATGTGTGtgaagagcagcactgctgagaatGTTTCTTCAGCCTGCTTTGTTCACCAGCAAGGGATGTGTAAAATGGAAGAATCAGGACCTGCCCTTCAGAGAAGCCACTCAGACCTAACCTGCAGCTGCAAACAGCAGGCTCATGTCACTCACATAGAAACCAGTGCTACTCACTCCAACCTCAGCTCTTCTGGCTGCAGGCATGGTCCACCAGAGGCTAGGATGTCTTTCCAAACTCAGAGATATGGACCAGAAACAAATCCAAGTATATGTCACTATCAAAACCTTGTGACTCATCTTCCAGTCCTACCTAGGGACCAGCAAGTACCCACAAATACCTTTGACAGTGGCAGTATTCCACGTAACACCACTGTTTACACAGATCCTGGCACGTTTCACACTGCTGTTCTAGGACCCCACGTGCCTGGAAATGGTTTCCCAAACAGGACAACGTTCAGTCAAGCCCCTGGGATTATTCATGGTGGTCTGACTTATGGTAGTATTGCAAACTCTGCCTACTCCCCCATGGTGGTGACAGTTCACAACAActcagcagggccctgcagcctcaggcaggACGCCTTGAAGGCAGACGCCACCATCCCGGCCTATTGCCACTCCTtgcccatcccatccatccagCTCATCCCACGCTTGgtgtgctctgccagtgagaCAGGAAAAGAGCAGGCAGCACCTGGCTACTTTCattccttttctgcttctgacATTCTGACATATCCTAAGCTGGTGTCTTCAGTAAGTGAATCGGGCCTGGATGCCAAGAAAATCCTGAAGTGCTGTAACATTCCTGAAGAACAACTGCAACCTGCTCCACAGGAGAGAGCTCCTCCAGAAGCCAAGGCTGCCCAGGTTACTCTGAGCAGCCAGCAATGTGCAGACATGGCAGTGACAACTAAGGATATGTGGACTATGACCTCTATGAATGACATAACCAAAGGCCTGAAACCGGCTCTGGAGCGCAGAGATGCCGAGGTACAAACTCTTCCAACCATGGAATGCAAATCAGTGGCAAcaagcccagcagctgcagcagaaggtCACTCACACGTGTTCCCAGAGGTGAACCTGGAGCAAGGCTTGGAGGCCCCCAAATCTCCAGTTCGTGAAGTGAGATGGGATGATGAAGGAATGACGTGGGAAGTGTATGGGGCATCTGTGGATCCAGAAGTCCTCGGGGTAGCCATTCAAAAACATCTTGAGTTTCAAATAGAACAGTTCCAGACAGTGcctgctgaggcagctgagaaaCATAATGAGGAGCCATCCCCtgagaaaactgggaaaaaaaggcctTTCAGAACAATGATGCATTCCCTGAGATATCCGAGCTGTTGTGCTCGCTCCAGTACTGCAGTGGAGtga
- the GPRIN2 gene encoding G protein-regulated inducer of neurite outgrowth 2 isoform X1, whose protein sequence is MLVVPSSVMASRKRSLFFAMSSDSHQLHTHCYQDSLSSTCHSLLNVNSHPLSKSSSNLACIGHSRSLEERQNKQELKKSHSSTICHILENRSDARSVQSPEWSSSQPGMVGLGSEVPTINDQSANDHSEGRTKNTNHVLVTEQSSASWGVGDTKMCVKSSTAENVSSACFVHQQGMCKMEESGPALQRSHSDLTCSCKQQAHVTHIETSATHSNLSSSGCRHGPPEARMSFQTQRYGPETNPSICHYQNLVTHLPVLPRDQQVPTNTFDSGSIPRNTTVYTDPGTFHTAVLGPHVPGNGFPNRTTFSQAPGIIHGGLTYGSIANSAYSPMVVTVHNNSAGPCSLRQDALKADATIPAYCHSLPIPSIQLIPRLVCSASETGKEQAAPGYFHSFSASDILTYPKLVSSVSESGLDAKKILKCCNIPEEQLQPAPQERAPPEAKAAQVTLSSQQCADMAVTTKDMWTMTSMNDITKGLKPALERRDAEVQTLPTMECKSVATSPAAAAEGHSHVFPEVNLEQGLEAPKSPVREVRWDDEGMTWEVYGASVDPEVLGVAIQKHLEFQIEQFQTVPAEAAEKHNEEPSPEKTGKKRPFRTMMHSLRYPSCCARSSTAVE, encoded by the coding sequence GTCTCTGTTTTTTGCCATGTCATCTGACAGCCACCAGCTCCACACCCATTGCTACCAGGACTCACTAAGTTCTACTTGTCACAGTCTCTTAAATGTCAACAGTCACCCCCTGTCCAAGAGCTCCTCAAATCTGGCCTGTATTGGGCACTCAAGGAGTTTAGAGGAAAGGCAAAACAAGCAGGAGCTGAAGAAAAGCCATAGCAGCACCATCTGCCATATCCTGGAAAACAGGAGTGATGCAAGGAGTGTGCAGAGTCCTGAATGGTCCTCCTcacagcctgggatggtgggactTGGATCAGAGGTCCCAACCATAAATGACCAGTCAGCCAATGACCATTCAGAGGGAAGAACTAAGAATACAAACCATGTTCTTGTCACTGAACAATCCTCAGCATCCTGGGGAGTGGGGGACACTAAGATGTGTGtgaagagcagcactgctgagaatGTTTCTTCAGCCTGCTTTGTTCACCAGCAAGGGATGTGTAAAATGGAAGAATCAGGACCTGCCCTTCAGAGAAGCCACTCAGACCTAACCTGCAGCTGCAAACAGCAGGCTCATGTCACTCACATAGAAACCAGTGCTACTCACTCCAACCTCAGCTCTTCTGGCTGCAGGCATGGTCCACCAGAGGCTAGGATGTCTTTCCAAACTCAGAGATATGGACCAGAAACAAATCCAAGTATATGTCACTATCAAAACCTTGTGACTCATCTTCCAGTCCTACCTAGGGACCAGCAAGTACCCACAAATACCTTTGACAGTGGCAGTATTCCACGTAACACCACTGTTTACACAGATCCTGGCACGTTTCACACTGCTGTTCTAGGACCCCACGTGCCTGGAAATGGTTTCCCAAACAGGACAACGTTCAGTCAAGCCCCTGGGATTATTCATGGTGGTCTGACTTATGGTAGTATTGCAAACTCTGCCTACTCCCCCATGGTGGTGACAGTTCACAACAActcagcagggccctgcagcctcaggcaggACGCCTTGAAGGCAGACGCCACCATCCCGGCCTATTGCCACTCCTtgcccatcccatccatccagCTCATCCCACGCTTGgtgtgctctgccagtgagaCAGGAAAAGAGCAGGCAGCACCTGGCTACTTTCattccttttctgcttctgacATTCTGACATATCCTAAGCTGGTGTCTTCAGTAAGTGAATCGGGCCTGGATGCCAAGAAAATCCTGAAGTGCTGTAACATTCCTGAAGAACAACTGCAACCTGCTCCACAGGAGAGAGCTCCTCCAGAAGCCAAGGCTGCCCAGGTTACTCTGAGCAGCCAGCAATGTGCAGACATGGCAGTGACAACTAAGGATATGTGGACTATGACCTCTATGAATGACATAACCAAAGGCCTGAAACCGGCTCTGGAGCGCAGAGATGCCGAGGTACAAACTCTTCCAACCATGGAATGCAAATCAGTGGCAAcaagcccagcagctgcagcagaaggtCACTCACACGTGTTCCCAGAGGTGAACCTGGAGCAAGGCTTGGAGGCCCCCAAATCTCCAGTTCGTGAAGTGAGATGGGATGATGAAGGAATGACGTGGGAAGTGTATGGGGCATCTGTGGATCCAGAAGTCCTCGGGGTAGCCATTCAAAAACATCTTGAGTTTCAAATAGAACAGTTCCAGACAGTGcctgctgaggcagctgagaaaCATAATGAGGAGCCATCCCCtgagaaaactgggaaaaaaaggcctTTCAGAACAATGATGCATTCCCTGAGATATCCGAGCTGTTGTGCTCGCTCCAGTACTGCAGTGGAGtga